The following DNA comes from Streptomyces sp. Ag109_O5-10.
AACCCGGAGCAGCTGTTCGCCGCCGGGTACAGCGCGTGCTTCCAGGGCGCGCTGGCGGTCGTCGCCCGGCAGGCCGGGGCCGACGTGTCCGGGTCCCGGGTGACCGCGAAGGTGGGGCTCGGAAAGAACGAGGAGGGGTTCGGGATCATCGTCGAGATCTCGGCGGAGATTCCTGGCGTCGAGGAGGGGGTTGCCCGTGAGCTCGTCGAGAGGGCGCACGGGGTCTGCCCGTACTCGAAGGCGACGCGCGGGAACATCAGCGTGACACTGGTCTGACGGTCGTCGTTGGTGTGGTGCGGAGGCCGCACCCTTGGACGTGGGGTGCGGTCTCTCGTCGTGCCGGGTGCGGACTCGGTGCCGGGTGCGTGCGTTGTGCGTTGTGGTTGCTCGCGCAGATCCCCGCGGCTCCTAAAGGGGCGCGTTCAGGGCCGCCTTGTGCACGGCCCTCGCCAGCCGGTCGTTCTCCGGGGCCGCTCCGCCCGGGAACGCGAACCGTCGCCTCGTGTAGCCGTAGGCGACCCCGCTTCTCGGGTCCGCGAAGGCCTGGGAGCCCGCCGCCCCGCTGTGGCCGATGGTGCCCGCGCCGAGGAACGGGTGCCAGGTGTCCGCCGTCGCCTGGAAGCCCAGGCCGTACGACCTGTGGGTCCGGGTCACCAGGTCGTAGCCGACCGAGTGGAACTGGCCGAACTCCGCGACCGTGTCCTCCTTCAGCAGCGCGGCCTTGCCGTCGGTCCCGCTGAGCAGCGCCGCGTACATCCCGGCCAGGCCGCGCGCGGACGCCACCCCGCCGAAGGAGGCAGGGCCCTTGGCGCGGACCAGCCGGTCGTTGGGGAGGGCCGTCAGGTCCGTGGGCTCGGCGGCGTGCTCGTTGAAGGCGATCCCCGCGAGGGTGTGCGGGCCGGACGGGGCGGAGTCGAGCAGGGCCCGCTGCTCGGGCGTGGGCCGCATCGGCAGGGTCGTGCGGAAGCGCGGCTCGTGCGCGGCCGGCAGGCCCAGGAAGAACCCGAGGCCGTACGGCGCCCGGACCCGCTCCTCGTACACGTCCTGGAGGGTACGGCCGGTCGCGCGCCGTACCACCTCGCCGGTGAGGGCTCCGATGACCAGGGCGTGGTAGCCGAAGGCCGTGCCAGGGCGCCAGAACGGCCGCTGGTCGGCCAGGCGTTCGGCCATCGCACGGTCGTCGGCCAGCTCCTGCGGGTGGAACCCGGTGTCGGTGCCCACCAGGCCCGCCCGGTGCGCCAGCAGGTCCCGCAGGGTCAGCGTGCCCTTGCCCTCCGCGCCGAACTCCGGCCAGTAGTAGGTGACTTTACGGTCCAGCTCCAGCGTTCCGTCCTGCACCAGCATCGCCACGACCAGGTGCGCCGCCCCCTTGGTGGACGAGAACACGCCGTACAGGGAATCCCCGCAGGCCCCCTCGCCCGCCCACAGGTCGACGACCCGCCGGCCGCGGACGTACGCGCACAACTGACCCTCGTAGTCGGCCGGTCCGTCGGCGACGAAGGCGGCGAACTCCTCGCGCACCGTCTCGAAGCCCTCCGCGACCGTGCCCTGGACGGTGATCTCCTGCGTCATCCGTTCTCCTCAACCGAGCCGCCGGGGCAGCTCCCACTGTGAACAACGCCCTACCCGCCTGGGCGACCTACCCCTTCCTGCGATCGGTACGGCGAGATGTACCTGTTCGACTCAACCGGGGCATGCTGAGGGCGGACACACCATGGACAGACCCCACAGCGGCGGGAGGGCCCCGGCCCATGGCGACGATTCCCTCACTTCCCGGCAGGGCGGACGTGCTGCGCATGGCCCGCAGCACCACCGACATCACCGGCCAGCTCCTGGACACCGCCCAGAACCTCACGAGGATCGCGATCAGCACCCTGGACCCGCGCGAGGGATCGGCCCCCGAACTCCTGCGGGTCCTGCGCCGGACGACCGCGGAGCTGGCCGAGGCCAGTGCCGCACCGGGGGCGCAGGAGGCCTTCTACCGCGTCGTGGAGACCCTCACGCGGCTCGGCACCAGCGGCGCCCCGCTGGCCGTCCACCCGGTCGCGGAGCCGCTCCTGACGGCCCTCAGGGACAGCCTGCTGCCGCTGCTGGACGCGGTGGAGCCGGCGGTGCAGGAGTTCGCGGCGGCGCTCCGCGAACTGACCGAGGCGCTGTCCCCGCTGCTGCCGGCGGCCGCGGGCGGGGCGGCCGGCGTCCTGCTGGCCCTCACCCCGCTGCTGCGCACCGCGGCGGAGACCCTGCGGGACTCCGCGCCCGAACTCCACCGCATCGCCGACGCCCTCACCTCGGCCGTGGCCCCGCTGCTGCCCCTCCAGACGGCCCTCGCCGAGCGCGCGACCGCGGCGGGCGCGGGCGTGGTCCGGGCCGCGCTGCCGCCGCTGGCCGACCTGACCGAGGCGGCGGCGAAGACGGTCAGGGCGGCGGGGCCGGCCCTGATCGCCGCCGAGGAACTCGCCGTGACCGGGCTCGAACACCTCCAGCCCGTCCTGCTGGCCTCCGCGGCCGGCGCGGGCCGGGTGGCTCGGGCGACGGCCGTACGCGTGTCGGCGGCGGTCAGCCCGGCGGCGGACCGGGGGGTGGTGGTGGCGGTGACCCCCGCGTAAGCGCTCCGCCGGGTTGGCCGCGATGTGCCGTCTGCCGTCTGCCGTCTGCCGTCTGCCGTCTGCCGTCTGCCGTCCGCCGCTTGCCGTCTGCGGCGCCGTCGTGGCCGCTCGCGCAGTTCCCCGCGCCCCTTCGGGGCGCTGCCCCCTTCGGGGCGCTGCCCCCTTCGGGGCGCTGCCCCCTTCGGGGCGCTGCCCCCTTCGGGGCGCTGCCCCCTTCGGGGCGCTGCCCCCTTCGGGGCGCTGCCCCCTTCGGGGCGCTGCCCCCTTCGGGGCGCTGCCCCCTTCGGGGCGCTGCCCCCTTCGGGGCGCTGCCCCCTTCGGGGCGCTGCCCCCTTCGGGGCGCTGCCCCCTTCGGGGCGCTGCCCCCTTCGGGGCGCTGCCCCCGCGGGGGGCAGTTCGGGGGACGGTAAAGTTTTGGCCATGCGTGATCTCGGGGCGGGGTTCGGTTATCTCCTCAAGGGCCAGCGGTGGGTCGGGCGGCACGGACGGCAGTTCGGGTTCGGTCTGCTGCCCGGTCTGATCACCCTGGTTCTCTACGCGGCGGCCCTGGTCGCCCTCGCGATATGGGGAGCGGACTTCGTCGCCTGGGCCACCCCGTTCGCCGACGACTGGTCCAGCCCCTGGCTCGGGCTCTTCCGCGGCTTCCTCACCGCCGTCCTGTTCGCCCTCGGCCTGCTCGGCGCCGTCCTCACCTTCACCGCCGTCACGCTGCTGGTCGGCCAGCCGTTCTACGAGAACCTCTCCGAGAAGGTCGACGCGGACGTCTCGCCCGACGGCACCGC
Coding sequences within:
- a CDS encoding organic hydroperoxide resistance protein, translated to MPIQQSDVLYTAVATAENGRDGRVATDDGRLDVVVNPPKEMGGSGAGTNPEQLFAAGYSACFQGALAVVARQAGADVSGSRVTAKVGLGKNEEGFGIIVEISAEIPGVEEGVARELVERAHGVCPYSKATRGNISVTLV
- a CDS encoding serine hydrolase domain-containing protein, translated to MTQEITVQGTVAEGFETVREEFAAFVADGPADYEGQLCAYVRGRRVVDLWAGEGACGDSLYGVFSSTKGAAHLVVAMLVQDGTLELDRKVTYYWPEFGAEGKGTLTLRDLLAHRAGLVGTDTGFHPQELADDRAMAERLADQRPFWRPGTAFGYHALVIGALTGEVVRRATGRTLQDVYEERVRAPYGLGFFLGLPAAHEPRFRTTLPMRPTPEQRALLDSAPSGPHTLAGIAFNEHAAEPTDLTALPNDRLVRAKGPASFGGVASARGLAGMYAALLSGTDGKAALLKEDTVAEFGQFHSVGYDLVTRTHRSYGLGFQATADTWHPFLGAGTIGHSGAAGSQAFADPRSGVAYGYTRRRFAFPGGAAPENDRLARAVHKAALNAPL